The following are from one region of the Anomaloglossus baeobatrachus isolate aAnoBae1 chromosome 1, aAnoBae1.hap1, whole genome shotgun sequence genome:
- the LOC142292759 gene encoding speedy protein 1-B-like — translation MKSVSSLSPKKRPRRRRRQTMTSHSQKSGQLSSHSLYLLAMVFTYFRRGGLRTAEYRTFFFPSLLLANQFEEDEPYHREIFRWALGWTWTMKKDRLLHLRDVLLTRIGFRAWVSPSTCDLIMAQDPDHWAWRIDRNIHHSWAVRWFRRNNALSCSLCNTTPSKRKEAKNICTDPEGEPETTGS, via the exons ATGAAGAGTG TTTCCAGTCTGTCACCCAAGAAGAggccaagaagaagaagaagacagACGATGACATCCCACAGCCAGAAGAGCGGGCAGCTTTCCTCACACTCCTTG TATCTCCTCGCCATGGTCTTCACGTACTTCAGAAGAGGCGGACTGCGTACTGCGGAGTACAGAACATTCTTCTTCCCATCTCT CCTCTTAGCGAACCAGTTTGAAGAGGACGAGCCATATCATCGGGAGATCTTCCGCTGGGCCCTCGGATGGACGTGGACTATGAAGAAGGATCGGCTCCTGCACTTACGTGATGTGTTGCTCACCAGAATTGGATTTCGAGCTTGGGTTAGTCCGTCCACCTGTGATCTG ATCATGGCACAAGACCCTGACCATTGGGCATGGAGGATAGACAGGAACATCCATCACAGCTGGGCAGTGCGCTGGTTCAGGAGGAATAATGCCCTATCCTGCTCTCTCTGTAACACCACTCCATCCAAGAGGAAAGAGGCCAAGAACATCTGTACAGACCCAGAGGGGGAACCCGAAACAACAGGTTCATAA